One genomic region from Evansella sp. LMS18 encodes:
- a CDS encoding outer spore coat protein CotE: MSPADRELNYREIITKAVCGKGRKFSQASHAITPAQQPSSILGCWIINHKYEAAKKGDAIEINGHYDCNIWYSYSNNTKTNVATETVYYKDVVPLTMQDKNVLSNQMEVVARAIQQPNTLEATIASNGNDVNVQVEREFLVEVIGETKVCVYVNPDGINDDWDEKVWDYDVEDEDFEDLDPNFLMGDLEE; encoded by the coding sequence ATGTCACCAGCAGACAGAGAGCTAAATTACAGAGAGATAATAACGAAAGCCGTTTGCGGCAAAGGAAGAAAGTTTTCGCAGGCAAGCCACGCTATCACGCCTGCACAGCAGCCTTCAAGTATTTTAGGATGCTGGATTATTAACCACAAATATGAGGCAGCGAAAAAAGGAGACGCAATTGAGATCAACGGCCATTACGATTGCAACATTTGGTACTCCTACAGCAACAATACGAAAACGAACGTGGCAACTGAGACGGTTTATTATAAGGACGTAGTGCCTCTTACAATGCAGGATAAAAACGTCCTTTCAAACCAAATGGAAGTAGTTGCCAGAGCCATACAGCAGCCTAATACGCTGGAAGCTACCATCGCTTCAAATGGAAACGATGTGAATGTCCAGGTAGAGAGGGAATTCCTTGTAGAAGTAATCGGGGAAACAAAGGTTTGTGTATATGTTAATCCTGATGGAATCAATGATGACTGGGATGAGAAAGTCTGGGATTATGATGTAGAAGATGAAGACTTTGAGGATCTTGATCCGAACTTCCTCATGGGTGATTTAGAAGAATAG
- the hfq gene encoding RNA chaperone Hfq translates to MKQQPVNIQDQFLNQLRKENIPVTVFLLNGFQLRGFVKSFDNFTVILDTDGKQQLVYKHAISTFSPQRNVQLNNQENNNG, encoded by the coding sequence ATGAAACAGCAACCAGTAAATATTCAGGATCAATTTTTGAACCAATTAAGAAAAGAAAATATCCCAGTAACGGTTTTCTTATTGAACGGTTTCCAGCTCCGTGGCTTTGTAAAAAGCTTTGATAATTTCACGGTAATTTTAGATACGGACGGAAAACAGCAGTTAGTTTATAAACATGCTATCTCTACTTTCTCACCACAAAGAAACGTTCAGCTTAATAATCAGGAAAACAATAACGGATAA
- the spoVK gene encoding stage V sporulation protein K, which translates to MEQTARMRKKGQINVVLKKAANEPALLSQHTSDLLQKPEHHAYKEIQRELEAFVGLSGIKEFMKEIYAWLYLNQKRKENGLKTGKQVLHMVFKGNPGTGKTTVARLVAKMFKEMGVLEKGHLIEAERADLVGEYIGHTAQKTRDLVQKALGGILFVDEAYSLARGGEKDFGKEAIDTLVKAMEDQQHAFVLILAGYPKEMDRFLKLNPGLPSRFSMKITFPDYTVEELVKMAEKMVQERDYKLENRAIETLRDLLAFMKSKHEEHFSNGRFIRNLLEKSIRAQAKRLLDEESYERDQLMLIKSADLTAAFHSSDLKLG; encoded by the coding sequence ATGGAACAGACAGCCAGAATGAGAAAAAAAGGGCAGATAAATGTTGTTCTTAAAAAGGCAGCAAATGAGCCGGCCCTTCTCTCACAGCATACATCCGATCTTCTCCAGAAGCCGGAACACCACGCGTATAAAGAGATACAGCGTGAGCTTGAAGCTTTCGTCGGGCTTTCCGGAATAAAGGAATTTATGAAAGAAATATATGCCTGGCTTTATTTAAACCAGAAACGAAAGGAAAATGGCCTGAAAACCGGTAAACAAGTACTTCATATGGTTTTTAAGGGTAATCCGGGGACTGGAAAAACGACCGTAGCCCGTCTTGTGGCGAAAATGTTTAAAGAGATGGGCGTGCTCGAGAAAGGGCATTTAATTGAAGCTGAGAGAGCTGATCTCGTAGGTGAATACATTGGGCATACTGCGCAGAAAACAAGGGATCTTGTGCAAAAAGCTCTCGGTGGAATACTTTTTGTGGATGAAGCTTATTCCCTGGCACGAGGCGGAGAAAAAGATTTCGGGAAAGAAGCGATAGACACCCTCGTTAAAGCGATGGAAGACCAGCAGCATGCTTTTGTACTCATATTAGCAGGTTATCCAAAGGAAATGGACCGGTTCCTGAAACTGAACCCTGGGCTGCCTTCCCGCTTCTCCATGAAAATTACTTTTCCTGATTATACAGTCGAAGAATTAGTGAAGATGGCAGAAAAAATGGTGCAGGAAAGAGATTATAAACTGGAAAATCGTGCAATAGAAACGTTAAGAGACTTGCTCGCCTTCATGAAAAGCAAGCATGAGGAGCATTTCAGCAATGGAAGGTTTATCAGGAACCTTCTGGAAAAATCAATCCGCGCTCAGGCAAAAAGACTGCTTGATGAAGAAAGTTATGAAAGAGATCAGCTAATGTTAATTAAAAGC
- a CDS encoding site-specific integrase has product MDYEKEIVRFISYLSPEKQPSTLRRYRYDLIQFFAWLEKAGDDEKEQRLPGKDEAAAYYSYITEEAGYAPATKRRILAVLRQWFLYFEDYLAVNLIEGFINETKVSPSSDEPPFLLPEEVERIFETLPSDRGLTENQLKYRHLIRDRNESVFRLILFYGLTIQELTNLTMDHIHFASNELELISRKGKKRKKAIDPEDRKKLFQYYMNVPEPVRPNRYDNAPFLIAFDYQRGTYRWDYKNNLPKNLTEVSLQKMIRQEMQRAGLPNKSAQQLRKTYIINQLIQGTDKKALRDELAFETTQPLDDLAEWAVQIKERGFIR; this is encoded by the coding sequence ATGGACTATGAAAAGGAAATTGTACGGTTTATCAGTTACCTTTCCCCTGAAAAACAGCCGAGCACCTTGAGACGCTACAGGTACGACCTTATACAGTTTTTTGCCTGGCTCGAAAAAGCGGGTGATGATGAGAAAGAGCAAAGACTGCCGGGAAAAGACGAAGCCGCTGCGTATTACTCGTATATAACAGAAGAAGCCGGTTACGCTCCAGCCACTAAAAGAAGGATACTGGCGGTGCTCAGACAATGGTTTTTATATTTTGAAGATTACCTTGCCGTTAATTTGATTGAAGGTTTTATTAATGAAACAAAGGTTTCTCCCTCTTCGGATGAGCCGCCGTTTTTACTGCCGGAAGAGGTGGAAAGAATCTTTGAAACTCTGCCTTCAGACAGAGGGCTGACCGAAAACCAGCTGAAATACCGACATTTAATAAGAGACAGGAATGAATCTGTTTTCCGCCTGATTTTATTTTACGGCCTTACCATTCAGGAGCTCACCAACCTTACAATGGATCATATTCATTTCGCTTCAAATGAACTTGAACTCATCAGCCGAAAAGGGAAAAAACGAAAAAAAGCCATTGACCCGGAAGACCGTAAAAAGTTGTTTCAATATTATATGAATGTGCCCGAGCCAGTAAGACCTAACCGGTATGACAACGCCCCTTTCCTGATTGCTTTTGACTACCAGAGGGGAACATACCGCTGGGATTATAAAAATAACCTTCCTAAAAATCTCACGGAAGTTTCTCTCCAGAAAATGATACGCCAGGAGATGCAGCGTGCCGGACTGCCGAATAAATCAGCACAGCAGCTGAGAAAAACGTATATCATTAATCAGCTCATCCAGGGAACAGATAAAAAGGCGCTTCGGGATGAACTGGCATTTGAAACAACACAGCCTCTCGACGACCTGGCAGAATGGGCCGTGCAGATTAAAGAAAGAGGATTTATCAGATAG
- a CDS encoding class I SAM-dependent methyltransferase, with product MDKLLVTTAGRPTEGTVSKAKQTARNLNALYIERKKRTVKQLIEAHRLPLITAGADKLAVYPAQPERPPFFFHPNAAMFRAKHWLKTKEDPLTDACRIEPGDSFFDATLGLGSDSILASLAAGKTGEVTGAEQSEIIAYIVKQGMMEYTSGLAEVDEAMRRVRVTGTSHFDWLKKQSDNSVDIIYFDPMFEESVSGSDGFDAMRPFTEHQPLTGEAVEEALRVAKKRVVLKDHFRSSRFSRFGFEVQVRPSATYHFGVIELNS from the coding sequence ATGGATAAATTACTTGTAACTACAGCTGGACGTCCTACGGAAGGGACAGTGTCCAAAGCAAAGCAGACGGCGAGGAACCTGAACGCTCTGTATATTGAAAGGAAAAAGAGGACGGTGAAACAATTAATTGAGGCACATCGTTTACCTCTTATCACAGCAGGGGCAGACAAGCTGGCTGTTTATCCTGCGCAACCAGAACGTCCTCCATTTTTCTTCCATCCGAACGCAGCTATGTTCCGGGCGAAGCACTGGCTTAAAACAAAGGAGGATCCTTTAACGGACGCCTGCAGGATTGAACCAGGAGACAGTTTTTTTGACGCCACTCTTGGGCTTGGTTCTGACTCCATTCTCGCCAGCCTCGCAGCTGGAAAAACGGGAGAGGTGACTGGAGCAGAGCAATCGGAGATTATTGCGTATATCGTAAAACAAGGAATGATGGAGTATACCAGCGGTCTCGCTGAAGTTGATGAAGCAATGAGAAGAGTCCGTGTTACAGGCACTTCACACTTTGACTGGTTAAAAAAACAATCAGATAACTCTGTTGACATCATCTATTTTGATCCTATGTTTGAAGAGTCGGTATCCGGTTCAGACGGGTTTGATGCAATGAGGCCTTTTACTGAGCATCAGCCGTTAACCGGGGAAGCTGTGGAGGAAGCTTTGAGAGTGGCGAAAAAACGTGTGGTGCTAAAAGACCATTTCCGGAGCAGCAGATTCAGCCGGTTTGGTTTTGAAGTGCAGGTCAGGCCTTCAGCAACCTATCATTTTGGCGTAATTGAATTAAACAGCTAA
- a CDS encoding RicAFT regulatory complex protein RicA family protein, protein MANYSKQEVVDRAKELAKMIAETEEVDFFKRAELQINEHLKVQEIIGKIKSEQKEAVNLQHYQKTEALKAVEERIDALQDELDSIPLVKEFKQSQQEVNNLLQLVSSTISNTVTNEIIKSTGGDLLKGTTTKSPFDSHGC, encoded by the coding sequence ATGGCAAACTATTCAAAACAGGAAGTTGTAGACCGCGCGAAAGAACTAGCTAAGATGATCGCTGAGACAGAAGAGGTTGATTTCTTCAAACGTGCAGAGCTTCAGATTAATGAGCATCTGAAAGTACAGGAGATCATCGGAAAAATTAAATCAGAACAGAAAGAAGCGGTAAATCTTCAGCATTACCAGAAAACAGAAGCTTTGAAGGCTGTGGAGGAGAGAATTGATGCACTGCAGGATGAGCTGGACAGCATTCCTCTTGTTAAGGAATTTAAGCAGTCACAGCAGGAAGTGAATAATCTGCTTCAGCTTGTAAGCAGCACGATTTCCAATACAGTAACAAACGAAATTATTAAGTCAACTGGCGGAGATTTGCTCAAAGGGACTACTACAAAGAGCCCGTTTGACTCTCATGGCTGTTAA
- the mutL gene encoding DNA mismatch repair endonuclease MutL produces the protein MGKIFQLDDQLSNKIAAGEVVERPASVVKELVENAIDANSSQIRVDIEEGGLSLIRVLDDGDGLEDDDLETAFYRHATSKIRNDKDLFRIATLGFRGEALPSIASVAKVTMKTSNGGSHGNEIKLEGGKILHKGSSPPRKGTEIAVSELFYNTPARLKYLRTIPTELGHISDVLNRMALAHPEISFHLTHNGKPLLKTAGNGDLLRVIAAIYGSGTAKKMLPLEAESLDFKIEGYMALPEVTRSNRSYMTTIINGRYIRSFPLMKAIQEGFHTLLPIGKFPIAVLKINMDPILIDVNVHPSKLEVRLSKEQALQELVTESIKKVFQKTRLIPEVNAPRIKKQQSEQLSFQLSHDTGDSAHRKEAKEQTAEYTDGAENPPGEKFGEAANIPGMTGLNSETERTSVSKEETEDAGYTVNAANTALRTTQHQQEEQKDSGFDPGTSGVEMEQAEDTSISPEHDSDTFQEELEEPEQINQVSSPADEKALPVMYPIGQLHGTYILAQNENGLYIIDQHAAQERINYEYYREKLAKTAPELQDLLVPLTVELTQAEEERVKERGHILEKAGIVLEPFGSRTYLVRSHPAWFPKGREQELIEAMLEQVKDKESVDIGKLREEAAILMSCKSAIKANRYLTKDEIFRLLETLRTCEEPYTCPHGRPVVIQYSTYEMERMFKRIM, from the coding sequence ATGGGTAAAATATTTCAGCTGGATGATCAGCTTTCCAATAAGATAGCAGCTGGTGAAGTGGTGGAGCGCCCCGCTTCTGTAGTAAAAGAGCTGGTGGAAAATGCGATTGATGCGAACAGCTCTCAAATTCGTGTCGATATTGAAGAAGGAGGGCTATCCCTTATCAGGGTGCTTGATGATGGAGACGGCCTTGAAGATGACGACCTTGAGACTGCTTTTTACCGGCATGCCACCAGTAAGATTCGAAATGACAAGGACCTCTTCCGAATTGCTACACTTGGATTTCGTGGCGAGGCACTGCCAAGTATAGCTTCTGTAGCAAAAGTGACGATGAAAACGAGCAATGGAGGAAGCCATGGAAACGAGATAAAACTTGAAGGGGGAAAAATTCTCCACAAGGGTTCTTCTCCACCAAGAAAAGGTACGGAAATAGCGGTATCCGAGCTGTTTTATAATACTCCGGCCCGGTTAAAATACTTGAGGACGATCCCTACCGAACTTGGCCATATTTCTGATGTGTTAAACAGGATGGCACTCGCTCACCCGGAAATTTCCTTCCATCTGACACATAATGGGAAGCCGCTGCTGAAAACGGCAGGAAACGGAGATCTCCTCCGTGTGATTGCTGCTATTTATGGTTCAGGAACAGCGAAAAAAATGCTGCCCCTGGAAGCAGAATCACTCGATTTTAAAATAGAAGGCTATATGGCACTTCCGGAAGTTACGAGGTCAAACCGGTCTTACATGACCACAATCATAAACGGCAGATATATACGCAGCTTTCCATTGATGAAAGCTATCCAGGAAGGATTCCACACCCTGCTGCCAATTGGTAAATTTCCGATCGCGGTGCTGAAAATTAACATGGATCCGATTTTAATCGATGTGAACGTACATCCATCCAAGCTGGAAGTGCGCCTCAGTAAAGAGCAGGCGTTGCAGGAGCTGGTGACGGAATCAATTAAAAAGGTTTTTCAAAAGACGAGACTTATTCCTGAAGTGAATGCACCGAGGATAAAAAAACAGCAGTCGGAACAGCTCTCTTTCCAGCTGAGTCATGACACTGGGGACAGTGCCCACAGAAAAGAAGCAAAAGAACAGACAGCGGAATATACAGATGGAGCGGAGAATCCTCCAGGGGAGAAGTTTGGCGAGGCGGCAAACATCCCTGGAATGACAGGGCTGAACAGTGAGACAGAACGTACCTCCGTTTCTAAGGAAGAAACAGAGGACGCTGGATATACAGTGAATGCAGCCAATACAGCTTTACGTACTACACAGCACCAGCAGGAAGAACAGAAAGATAGTGGTTTTGATCCAGGGACCAGTGGTGTGGAAATGGAGCAAGCTGAAGATACCTCAATAAGCCCGGAACATGACAGTGATACATTTCAGGAAGAGCTGGAAGAACCTGAACAGATTAACCAGGTTAGTTCTCCGGCTGATGAAAAGGCGCTGCCTGTCATGTATCCAATCGGTCAGCTCCACGGCACTTATATACTTGCCCAGAACGAGAATGGATTGTATATTATCGATCAGCATGCGGCGCAGGAGAGAATTAATTACGAGTATTACAGAGAGAAACTGGCAAAAACAGCGCCTGAACTTCAGGATCTTCTCGTCCCCCTCACTGTGGAACTCACACAGGCGGAAGAGGAGAGAGTCAAAGAGCGGGGTCATATTTTGGAGAAAGCGGGGATCGTTCTTGAGCCCTTTGGCTCAAGAACATACCTTGTCCGCTCTCATCCGGCCTGGTTTCCAAAGGGGCGTGAACAGGAACTTATCGAAGCCATGCTGGAGCAGGTTAAAGATAAGGAGTCTGTTGATATAGGGAAGCTGCGGGAAGAAGCAGCCATATTGATGTCATGTAAATCGGCCATTAAAGCCAACAGATATTTAACTAAAGATGAGATATTCCGCCTGCTTGAAACTCTCCGTACATGTGAGGAACCATACACCTGCCCCCATGGGAGGCCTGTTGTTATTCAGTACTCCACCTATGAAATGGAGCGCATGTTTAAACGGATTATGTAA
- the mutS gene encoding DNA mismatch repair protein MutS yields MTKPTPMIEQYLRIKAEYDDAFLFFRLGDFYELFFEDAKKAAKELEITLTRRGKGEDSIPMCGVPYHSAESYISQLINKGYKVAICEQTEDPQQAKGVVRREVVQVITPGTVMEGAMLSEKENNYLLSVSAFSENKFALAAADMSTGEFLATVLTGSLEDLIHQAAKFKAKEIVLSSAFPESDQAELKQRLGVTVSYEEELGGDSITGLLLDEIEDEKAGEACRRLIQYVNRTTKRSLEHLKPAVYFLPGEFMGLDAHSKRNLELTETMRDKKKQGSLLWVLDKTETAMGGRLLKQWLERPLVSKTAIEQRLGLVEALIEHFFERETLKEQLSGVYDLERLAGKVAFGNVNARDMIQLKRSLRAVPQIFETVKGLSNGYATSLINGVDDCSDLEQLLDKSIQEDPPVSITEGEIIKDGFNAALDEYRDAMRNGKTWIASLEQKERQETGIKSLKIGFNKVFGYYIEVTRSNLGSLPEGRYERKQTLANAERFITEELKEKEALILEAEEKSEKLEYELFMELREQVKLFIRPLQELAVVLSTLDVLQSFGEVAEQNRYVKPEIHPEGGVHIKDGRHPVVEKMIDQGEYVSNDIILDEEESMLLITGPNMAGKSTYMRQLALVSVMAQIGSYVPASSAVLPVFDQIFTRIGAADDLAQGQSTFMVEMLETKHAVSRSTDKSLILLDEIGRGTSTYDGMALAQAIVEYIHDEIGAKTLFSTHYHELTSLADDLPKLKNVHVSAMEEDGKVVFLHKVVDGAADRSYGIYVAELAELPSRLISRAKTILHEFENDQYTAVRSEKQIASETDPEQEESNNGIMQLTLFGEEPAEEKTSAGVQEYTGKQLSEEEKKIIQELQSLNLLHVSPIEAIQLLDKLQRKAMGRQG; encoded by the coding sequence ATTACAAAACCAACTCCTATGATAGAGCAGTATCTACGAATTAAGGCAGAATACGATGATGCCTTTTTATTTTTTCGTCTCGGTGACTTTTACGAGCTGTTTTTTGAAGATGCAAAAAAAGCTGCAAAAGAACTTGAGATCACTTTAACTCGCCGGGGAAAAGGGGAAGACAGCATTCCTATGTGCGGTGTACCTTACCATTCGGCGGAATCCTACATATCACAGTTAATTAATAAAGGCTATAAAGTGGCTATTTGTGAACAGACGGAGGACCCGCAGCAGGCGAAAGGGGTAGTAAGGAGAGAAGTAGTTCAGGTTATAACACCTGGAACAGTCATGGAAGGCGCCATGCTGTCTGAAAAAGAAAATAATTATCTCCTGTCCGTATCCGCTTTTTCAGAAAATAAGTTCGCCCTGGCTGCCGCAGATATGTCAACAGGGGAATTTCTTGCAACGGTTCTCACCGGCAGCCTGGAAGACCTCATTCATCAGGCAGCAAAGTTCAAAGCGAAAGAAATCGTGCTATCCTCCGCTTTCCCTGAATCGGACCAGGCTGAACTGAAGCAAAGGCTTGGTGTTACGGTTTCTTATGAGGAGGAACTTGGAGGAGATAGTATTACCGGTTTACTTCTCGATGAGATAGAAGATGAAAAGGCAGGAGAAGCATGCCGGAGGCTTATCCAGTACGTAAACCGTACGACAAAAAGAAGCCTGGAACATTTAAAGCCAGCCGTTTATTTTCTCCCTGGAGAATTCATGGGGCTTGACGCTCATTCAAAGAGAAACCTTGAGCTGACTGAAACGATGCGGGATAAGAAAAAACAAGGTTCCCTTTTATGGGTGCTTGATAAAACGGAAACCGCTATGGGAGGGAGGCTCCTGAAACAATGGCTGGAACGCCCCCTTGTTTCAAAAACAGCCATTGAACAAAGGCTTGGTCTTGTGGAAGCCTTGATAGAGCATTTCTTTGAAAGAGAAACACTGAAAGAACAGCTGAGCGGTGTATATGACCTGGAACGCCTCGCAGGAAAAGTAGCTTTCGGCAACGTGAATGCAAGGGATATGATTCAGCTGAAGAGATCTCTGAGGGCAGTGCCGCAAATATTTGAAACTGTAAAAGGCCTTTCTAATGGCTATGCTACCTCTCTTATAAACGGAGTGGATGACTGCAGCGACCTGGAACAGCTCCTTGACAAGAGTATTCAGGAAGATCCCCCGGTATCCATTACAGAGGGAGAAATAATTAAGGATGGTTTTAACGCGGCATTAGATGAATATCGTGATGCGATGAGGAACGGAAAAACATGGATAGCATCCCTCGAGCAGAAAGAGCGGCAGGAAACAGGCATTAAATCTCTTAAAATCGGTTTTAATAAAGTGTTCGGCTATTATATAGAAGTAACACGTTCCAACCTTGGTTCACTTCCGGAGGGAAGATATGAGAGAAAGCAGACGCTCGCCAATGCCGAACGGTTCATTACCGAAGAGCTGAAAGAAAAAGAAGCATTGATCCTTGAAGCAGAGGAGAAAAGTGAAAAGCTGGAGTATGAATTATTCATGGAACTCCGTGAACAGGTAAAACTGTTTATCCGGCCTCTGCAGGAGCTTGCCGTTGTACTGAGTACCCTTGATGTTCTCCAGAGCTTCGGGGAAGTGGCGGAGCAAAACAGGTATGTGAAGCCTGAAATCCATCCGGAAGGCGGCGTTCACATAAAGGATGGCCGGCATCCGGTCGTTGAAAAGATGATCGACCAGGGCGAATATGTCAGTAATGATATTATCCTTGATGAGGAAGAGTCCATGCTGCTTATCACAGGGCCTAACATGGCTGGTAAAAGTACGTATATGCGCCAGCTGGCCCTTGTTTCGGTTATGGCGCAAATAGGTTCGTATGTCCCTGCAAGTTCCGCAGTTCTGCCTGTATTCGACCAGATTTTCACAAGAATTGGCGCTGCTGATGATCTCGCCCAGGGGCAAAGTACCTTTATGGTAGAAATGCTGGAAACGAAGCACGCTGTTTCCCGCTCAACAGATAAAAGCCTGATTCTCCTCGACGAAATCGGGCGTGGTACTTCCACATATGACGGGATGGCCCTTGCGCAGGCTATTGTGGAATATATTCATGATGAAATCGGGGCAAAAACGTTGTTTTCCACCCATTATCATGAATTAACGTCACTTGCTGACGATTTGCCGAAACTGAAAAACGTTCATGTTTCTGCTATGGAAGAGGACGGAAAAGTTGTTTTCCTTCATAAAGTGGTTGACGGCGCGGCTGACAGAAGCTACGGAATCTATGTTGCCGAGCTCGCTGAACTCCCTTCTAGACTCATTTCCAGAGCGAAAACAATTCTGCATGAGTTTGAGAATGACCAGTATACAGCGGTTCGTTCAGAAAAACAGATTGCCTCGGAAACGGACCCTGAACAGGAAGAATCCAATAATGGGATTATGCAGCTGACTTTATTTGGGGAGGAACCAGCGGAAGAGAAAACATCCGCCGGAGTCCAGGAATACACCGGAAAGCAGCTCTCCGAAGAAGAAAAGAAAATCATTCAGGAGCTGCAGTCGTTAAATCTTCTGCATGTCAGCCCTATTGAAGCGATTCAGCTGCTGGACAAGCTGCAGCGTAAAGCAATGGGGAGACAGGGCTAG
- the miaB gene encoding tRNA (N6-isopentenyl adenosine(37)-C2)-methylthiotransferase MiaB yields the protein MNEEQRKQQTQALEGSVSADKKSGLEKDYSQYFQTTYVAPDLKKAKKRGKEDVEIHYDFDIPENMKGIGKGKKFLIRTYGCQMNEHDSENMAGILLNMGFQSTSSTEDADVILLNTCAIRENAENKVFGEIGHLKTLKRDRPELIVGVCGCMSQEEAVVNRILQKHQHVDLIFGTHNIHRLPTLLQNAIFNKEMVVEVWSKEGDIIENMPRARKGQFQGWVNIMYGCDKFCTYCIVPYTRGKERSRRPEDIIEEVRHLARNGYKEITLLGQNVNAYGKDLADMEYGLGDLMDEIRKIDIPRVRFTTSHPRDFDDHLIEVLAKGGNLVEHIHLPVQSGNSDVLKLMARKYTREQYVTLANKIKKAIPHASFTTDIIVGFPNETEEQFEDTLSLVKEMEYDSAYTYIYSPREGTPAAKMQDNVPMEVKRERLARLNEAVNEISAKKNKEYEGRVVEVLVEGESKKNPDVLSGRTRTNKRVNFKGPKSAIGQLVNVKITEAKSWSLDGQAAETAEVKN from the coding sequence ATGAATGAAGAACAGCGAAAACAGCAGACGCAGGCTCTGGAAGGATCTGTTTCCGCGGACAAAAAATCCGGACTGGAAAAAGACTATTCCCAGTATTTTCAGACGACCTATGTAGCGCCTGACCTGAAAAAGGCGAAGAAACGCGGAAAAGAAGATGTTGAAATCCATTATGATTTTGATATTCCTGAAAATATGAAAGGGATCGGAAAAGGAAAGAAGTTTCTGATCCGCACTTACGGCTGCCAGATGAACGAACATGATTCGGAAAATATGGCGGGAATCCTTCTGAACATGGGATTTCAGTCTACTTCCAGCACAGAAGATGCAGATGTTATCCTTCTTAACACTTGTGCTATCCGGGAAAACGCTGAAAATAAAGTTTTTGGTGAAATCGGCCATTTAAAAACACTTAAACGGGACCGTCCAGAGCTTATTGTCGGTGTCTGCGGCTGTATGTCACAGGAAGAAGCTGTAGTGAACAGAATCCTCCAGAAGCACCAGCACGTCGACCTGATTTTTGGCACGCATAATATCCACCGCCTTCCGACACTGCTTCAGAACGCTATTTTTAACAAAGAAATGGTTGTTGAAGTGTGGTCAAAAGAAGGGGATATCATTGAAAATATGCCTCGTGCCCGCAAAGGCCAGTTCCAGGGCTGGGTCAACATTATGTATGGCTGCGATAAATTCTGTACGTACTGTATCGTTCCGTATACACGTGGTAAAGAACGAAGCCGCCGCCCTGAAGATATTATTGAAGAAGTACGCCATCTGGCGCGAAATGGCTATAAAGAAATCACGCTTCTCGGCCAGAATGTGAACGCCTACGGGAAAGACCTGGCGGATATGGAATACGGACTCGGGGATTTAATGGACGAAATCCGTAAGATCGATATACCGCGGGTACGGTTTACAACGAGCCATCCGAGGGACTTTGATGACCATTTAATCGAAGTTCTTGCCAAAGGCGGGAACCTTGTAGAGCATATTCATCTGCCGGTACAAAGCGGCAACAGTGATGTGCTGAAGCTGATGGCAAGAAAGTATACACGCGAGCAATATGTAACGCTCGCAAATAAAATTAAAAAAGCTATACCACATGCTTCCTTTACGACTGATATCATTGTCGGTTTCCCGAATGAAACAGAGGAGCAGTTCGAGGATACCCTTTCCCTTGTGAAAGAAATGGAGTATGACAGTGCATACACATACATTTATTCACCTCGTGAAGGCACTCCGGCTGCCAAAATGCAGGATAATGTACCAATGGAAGTAAAGAGAGAGCGTCTGGCCAGGCTGAACGAAGCTGTTAATGAGATTTCGGCGAAGAAAAATAAAGAATACGAAGGACGGGTGGTGGAAGTTCTTGTAGAAGGGGAAAGCAAGAAAAACCCTGATGTCCTTTCCGGACGTACAAGAACTAACAAACGCGTTAACTTTAAAGGTCCGAAATCAGCCATTGGCCAGCTTGTAAACGTAAAAATAACAGAAGCTAAGTCATGGTCACTTGATGGCCAGGCAGCAGAAACGGCAGAGGTGAAAAACTAA